In Acidovorax sp. GBBC 1281, a single window of DNA contains:
- the accB gene encoding acetyl-CoA carboxylase biotin carboxyl carrier protein: MDLRKLKTLIDLVSESNVSELEITEAEGKVRIVKSGGAVVQQYVAAPAQQAPAPAAAAAAPVAELPAPAAPTGHIVKSPMVGTFYRASSPGAKSFVEVGSQVKEGETICIIEAMKILNEIEADKSGTVTRILGENGQAVEYGQPLFVIE, translated from the coding sequence ATGGATTTGCGAAAACTCAAGACCTTGATCGACCTCGTGTCCGAGTCGAATGTGTCAGAACTCGAGATCACCGAGGCAGAAGGCAAGGTCCGCATCGTCAAGAGCGGCGGTGCGGTGGTCCAGCAATATGTGGCCGCACCCGCCCAGCAGGCACCGGCCCCCGCGGCGGCCGCCGCAGCGCCGGTGGCCGAACTGCCCGCTCCGGCCGCCCCGACCGGCCACATCGTGAAGTCGCCCATGGTGGGCACGTTCTACCGCGCTTCCAGCCCGGGCGCCAAGTCGTTCGTCGAAGTGGGCAGCCAGGTCAAGGAAGGCGAGACGATCTGCATCATCGAGGCTATGAAGATCCTCAACGAGATCGAGGCCGACAAGTCCGGCACCGTCACCCGCATCCTGGGGGAGAACGGCCAGGCGGTGGAATACGGGCAGCCCCTGTTCGTGATCGAATAA
- a CDS encoding GntR family transcriptional regulator, with amino-acid sequence MPVLPQPSLPAAPGGGAQLREQAYADIKRRIIACELAPGAQINEGALGTLLGLGRTPIHQALHRLEMEGLVTILPRKGIVVAPLSLDEVLDMIEVRACNETLCVRLAAERVRPAELAAMRHLLDEAPALLAAHDVPALMALDLRFHSAISAAARNTVLADLLRRLHEQQARFWFLTLSEAGHSVRIHDEHQDILAALERHDPDAGAAAMQRHIDDFRRAITRAL; translated from the coding sequence ATGCCCGTCCTGCCCCAGCCCTCCCTTCCCGCCGCGCCCGGCGGCGGCGCCCAGTTGCGCGAGCAGGCCTACGCCGACATCAAGCGCCGCATCATTGCCTGCGAGCTGGCACCCGGCGCGCAGATCAACGAAGGCGCGTTGGGCACGCTGCTCGGCCTGGGCCGCACGCCCATCCACCAGGCGCTGCACCGGCTGGAGATGGAAGGGCTCGTGACCATCCTGCCGCGCAAGGGCATCGTGGTGGCACCGCTGTCGCTGGACGAGGTGCTGGACATGATCGAGGTGCGCGCCTGCAACGAGACCCTGTGCGTGCGCCTGGCGGCCGAGCGGGTCCGGCCGGCTGAACTGGCCGCGATGCGCCACCTGCTGGACGAGGCCCCGGCGCTCCTGGCCGCGCACGACGTGCCTGCGCTGATGGCGCTGGACCTGCGCTTTCACAGCGCGATCTCGGCCGCCGCCCGCAACACCGTGCTGGCCGACCTGCTGCGCCGGCTGCACGAACAGCAGGCGCGCTTTTGGTTCCTGACGCTCTCGGAGGCCGGGCACAGCGTGCGCATCCACGACGAGCACCAGGACATCCTGGCCGCGCTCGAGCGCCACGACCCCGATGCCGGCGCCGCCGCGATGCAGCGCCACATCGACGATTTCCGCCGCGCGATCACCCGCGCACTTTGA
- a CDS encoding DUF2848 domain-containing protein encodes MPQHTFDLAGHGPVTLDIRHLVIAGWAGRDRAAVDHHIAELAAIGVKPPSTVPTFYRVASQLLDTGSAVQVPGHDSSGEVECVLLASEAHGVLVGIGSDHTDRTVEAYDVTVSKQMCAKPVGRALWKLSEVQGHWDQLVTRCWRTRDGVRALYQEGALARLLPPAELMQKWNAADGLSTHTAMFCGTHAVIGELGWGEAFELELHDPVLNRSLHHHYATQALEIAR; translated from the coding sequence ATGCCCCAGCACACCTTCGATCTCGCCGGCCACGGGCCGGTTACCCTGGACATCCGCCACCTCGTCATCGCCGGCTGGGCCGGCCGCGACCGCGCGGCGGTGGACCACCACATCGCCGAGCTGGCCGCGATCGGCGTCAAGCCGCCCTCCACGGTGCCCACCTTCTACCGCGTGGCCAGCCAGCTGCTCGACACGGGCAGCGCGGTGCAGGTTCCGGGCCATGACTCCAGCGGCGAGGTGGAATGCGTGCTGCTGGCCAGCGAGGCGCACGGCGTGCTCGTGGGCATCGGCTCGGACCACACGGACCGCACCGTCGAGGCCTACGACGTCACGGTGTCCAAGCAGATGTGCGCCAAGCCCGTGGGCCGCGCCCTGTGGAAGCTGTCGGAAGTGCAGGGCCACTGGGACCAGCTGGTCACCCGCTGCTGGCGCACCCGCGACGGCGTGCGCGCGCTGTACCAGGAAGGCGCCCTGGCCCGCCTCCTGCCCCCCGCCGAGCTGATGCAAAAATGGAATGCGGCAGACGGCCTGTCCACCCACACGGCCATGTTCTGCGGCACCCATGCGGTGATCGGCGAACTCGGCTGGGGCGAGGCCTTCGAGCTGGAATTGCACGACCCCGTTCTGAACCGCAGCCTGCACCACCACTACGCCACCCAAGCCCTGGAGATCGCCCGATGA
- a CDS encoding amidase, whose amino-acid sequence MNALATTRHPTVREQAEALARGDTTSVALVEAALARIAKHRAAGGHAYVGEVDAEAALQAARASDAARAGGHVPSPLAGLPVSIKDLFDVQGQVTRAGSAVMAGAPAQADAVAVARLRAAGAVLLGRTNLSEFAFSGLGLNPHYGTPANPHDPSRITGGSTSGGAATVALDLATVALGTDTGGSIRIPSAFCGLTGFKPTARRVSLAGAYPLSRSLDSAGPLARSVDCCAVVDAILSGEALDTRAAPLAGLRLGVTDDFVMDGVEPEVAAAFDGALQRLSAAGARIVRFGFTELHELPSLNAAGGLIAAEAWQVHRARLEDPAQEAQYDHRVAQRTRRGAAISAADYIDLQDARMRLQATARERLRDLDAWLMPTVAVRAPRLADLTGDDARFFATNGLVLRNTTVLNFLDGCALSLPCQAPGELPVGLSVGGVHGADARVLQVGRAIEACLRAG is encoded by the coding sequence ATGAATGCCCTCGCCACCACCCGCCACCCCACCGTCCGCGAACAGGCCGAGGCCCTGGCCCGGGGCGACACCACCAGCGTGGCGCTGGTCGAGGCGGCGCTCGCGCGCATCGCCAAGCACCGCGCGGCGGGCGGGCACGCCTATGTGGGCGAGGTCGATGCCGAAGCCGCGTTGCAGGCGGCCCGCGCCAGCGACGCCGCCCGCGCGGGCGGGCACGTGCCTTCGCCGCTGGCGGGCCTGCCCGTCTCGATCAAGGACCTGTTCGACGTGCAGGGCCAGGTGACCCGTGCCGGATCGGCCGTGATGGCCGGGGCGCCCGCCCAGGCCGACGCCGTCGCGGTGGCCCGTCTGCGCGCCGCGGGCGCAGTGCTGCTCGGTCGCACCAACCTGAGCGAGTTCGCCTTCTCGGGCCTGGGGCTCAATCCCCACTACGGCACGCCGGCCAACCCGCACGACCCGAGCCGCATTACCGGGGGCTCCACCTCCGGCGGCGCCGCCACCGTGGCGCTCGATCTGGCCACCGTGGCGCTGGGCACCGACACGGGCGGCTCGATCCGCATTCCGTCCGCGTTCTGCGGGCTCACGGGCTTCAAGCCCACCGCCCGGCGGGTGTCGCTGGCCGGGGCCTATCCGCTGTCGCGCAGCCTGGACTCGGCCGGCCCGCTGGCCCGCAGCGTGGACTGCTGCGCCGTCGTCGATGCCATCCTGAGCGGCGAGGCGCTGGACACCCGCGCCGCGCCGCTGGCCGGGTTGCGCCTGGGGGTGACGGACGACTTCGTCATGGACGGCGTCGAGCCCGAGGTGGCGGCCGCCTTCGACGGCGCGCTCCAGCGCCTGTCCGCCGCCGGCGCACGCATCGTGCGCTTCGGCTTCACCGAACTGCACGAGCTGCCCTCGCTCAACGCCGCGGGCGGGCTGATCGCCGCCGAGGCCTGGCAGGTGCACCGCGCGCGGCTGGAAGACCCGGCCCAAGAGGCGCAGTACGACCACCGCGTCGCCCAGCGCACCCGCCGCGGCGCCGCGATTTCCGCGGCCGACTACATCGATTTGCAGGACGCGCGAATGCGCCTGCAAGCCACCGCTCGCGAGCGCCTGCGCGACCTCGATGCCTGGCTGATGCCCACCGTGGCCGTGCGCGCGCCGCGCCTGGCGGACCTCACCGGCGACGACGCCCGGTTCTTCGCCACCAACGGGCTGGTGCTGCGCAACACGACGGTGCTCAATTTCCTCGATGGCTGCGCGCTCTCCCTTCCCTGCCAGGCGCCCGGCGAACTGCCCGTGGGCCTGTCCGTGGGCGGCGTGCACGGCGCCGATGCGCGCGTGCTGCAGGTGGGCCGCGCCATCGAAGCCTGCCTGCGCGCGGGCTGA
- the tldD gene encoding metalloprotease TldD: MISREPTIERLSVARRLLLEPFGLDETHLARALADIRAHQVDDADLYFQYTRSEGWSLEEGIVKTGSFSIDQGVGVRAVSGEKTAFAYSDDISEASLLDAARTVRAISAASQEKRAKISLKKISASRSLYPGTDPIASLDSTAKVALLEKVEQQARAKDPRVAQVMAGLASEYDVVLVARSDGTLAADVRPLVRLSVTVIAEQAGRREVGSAGGGGRFGLAYFDDAQITQYVDEAVNAALVNLESRPAPAGEMTVVLGPGWPGVLLHEAVGHGLEGDFNRKGSSAFSGRIGQRVAAKGVTVLDDGTLADRRGSLNVDDEGHASQRNVLIEDGILKGYIQDSMNARLSGVAPTGNGRRESYAHIPMPRMTNTYMLGGDKDPAEIVASIKRGLYATNFGGGQVDITSGKFVFSASEAYWVENGKILYPVKGATIVGSGPESLKKVTLIGNDMALDSGVGTCGKEGQSVPVGVGQPTLRIDGLTVGGTA; this comes from the coding sequence ATGATCTCCCGCGAACCCACCATCGAACGCCTGTCCGTCGCCCGCCGCCTGCTCCTGGAGCCTTTCGGTCTCGACGAAACCCATCTGGCGCGCGCGCTCGCCGACATCCGGGCCCATCAGGTGGACGATGCCGACCTGTATTTCCAGTACACGCGCAGCGAGGGCTGGAGCCTGGAAGAAGGCATCGTCAAGACCGGATCGTTCAGCATCGACCAGGGCGTGGGCGTGCGGGCCGTGAGCGGCGAGAAGACGGCCTTCGCCTATTCCGACGACATCTCCGAGGCCTCCTTGCTCGATGCCGCCCGCACCGTGCGGGCGATTTCGGCGGCCTCGCAGGAGAAGCGGGCGAAGATCTCGCTCAAGAAGATCTCCGCCAGCCGATCGCTCTATCCCGGCACCGATCCCATCGCTTCGCTGGACAGCACGGCCAAGGTGGCGCTGCTGGAAAAGGTGGAGCAACAGGCCCGCGCCAAGGACCCGCGCGTGGCCCAGGTGATGGCGGGCCTGGCCAGCGAATACGACGTGGTGCTGGTGGCGCGCTCCGACGGCACGCTGGCTGCCGACGTGCGCCCGCTGGTGCGCCTGTCGGTCACCGTGATCGCCGAGCAGGCCGGCCGCCGCGAGGTGGGCTCGGCCGGCGGGGGCGGGCGCTTCGGCCTGGCCTATTTCGATGATGCGCAGATCACCCAGTACGTCGATGAGGCCGTGAACGCCGCCCTCGTCAATCTGGAGTCGCGCCCTGCGCCCGCGGGCGAGATGACCGTGGTGCTCGGCCCCGGGTGGCCTGGCGTGCTGCTGCACGAGGCCGTGGGCCACGGGCTGGAGGGTGATTTCAACCGCAAGGGCTCGAGCGCCTTCAGCGGCCGCATCGGCCAGCGCGTGGCGGCCAAGGGCGTGACGGTGCTGGACGACGGCACCCTGGCCGACCGCCGCGGCTCCCTCAACGTGGACGACGAAGGCCACGCCAGCCAGCGCAACGTGCTCATCGAGGACGGCATCCTCAAGGGCTACATCCAGGACTCGATGAACGCGCGCCTGTCGGGCGTGGCGCCCACCGGCAACGGCCGGCGCGAGAGCTACGCGCACATTCCCATGCCCCGCATGACCAACACCTACATGCTGGGCGGCGACAAGGACCCGGCGGAGATCGTCGCGAGCATCAAGCGCGGCCTCTACGCCACCAACTTCGGCGGCGGCCAGGTGGACATCACCAGCGGCAAGTTCGTGTTCTCGGCCAGCGAGGCGTATTGGGTCGAGAACGGCAAGATCCTGTACCCGGTCAAGGGCGCGACCATCGTCGGCAGCGGTCCGGAATCCCTCAAGAAGGTGACGCTCATCGGCAACGACATGGCGCTCGACAGCGGCGTGGGCACCTGCGGCAAGGAAGGCCAGAGCGTGCCGGTCGGCGTGGGCCAGCCCACGCTGCGCATTGACGGCCTGACGGTCGGCGGCACCGCATAA
- a CDS encoding 3-deoxy-7-phosphoheptulonate synthase: MTATANPTSDAWYRDVEKTSQTDDERIKDITVLPPPEHLIRFFPIRGTAVESLITRTRRGIQDIMAGRDDRLLVVIGPCSIHDPAAALEYARRLKAVREQYADTLEIVMRVYFEKPRTTVGWKGLINDPYLDESYRIDEGLRIARQLLIDINRMGVPAGSEFLDVISPQYIGDLISWGAIGARTTESQVHRELASGLSAPIGFKNGTDGNIRIATDAIQSASRGHHFLSVHKNGQVAIVNTQGNPDCHVILRGGKAPNYDAASVAAACQDLEAAKLPATLMVDCSHANSSKQHEKQRDVAREIGAQIAGGSRCVFGVMIESHLTAGAQKFTPGKDQPGALEYGKSITDACLGWDDSLSALADLSAAVAARRAR, encoded by the coding sequence ATGACGGCCACTGCCAACCCCACCAGCGATGCCTGGTACCGCGACGTCGAGAAGACCAGCCAGACCGACGACGAACGTATCAAGGACATCACCGTGTTGCCCCCTCCAGAACATCTGATCCGCTTCTTCCCCATCCGGGGAACGGCGGTGGAATCCCTGATCACGCGCACGCGGCGCGGCATCCAGGACATCATGGCCGGCCGGGACGACCGGCTGCTGGTGGTGATCGGCCCCTGCTCCATCCACGACCCGGCCGCCGCGCTGGAATACGCGCGGCGCCTGAAGGCGGTGCGCGAGCAGTACGCCGACACGCTGGAGATCGTGATGCGCGTGTACTTCGAAAAGCCCCGCACCACGGTGGGCTGGAAGGGCCTGATCAACGATCCGTACCTGGACGAGAGCTACCGCATCGACGAAGGCCTGCGCATCGCGCGCCAGCTGCTCATCGACATCAACCGCATGGGCGTGCCGGCCGGCAGCGAGTTCCTGGACGTGATCTCGCCCCAGTACATCGGCGACCTCATCAGCTGGGGCGCCATCGGTGCGCGCACCACCGAAAGCCAGGTGCACCGCGAACTGGCCTCGGGCCTGTCGGCGCCCATCGGCTTCAAGAACGGCACGGACGGCAACATCCGCATCGCCACCGACGCGATCCAGTCCGCCAGCCGCGGCCACCACTTCCTGTCGGTGCACAAGAACGGGCAGGTGGCCATCGTCAACACGCAGGGCAATCCCGACTGCCACGTGATCCTGCGCGGCGGCAAGGCGCCGAACTACGACGCGGCCAGCGTCGCCGCGGCCTGCCAGGACCTGGAGGCTGCCAAGCTGCCCGCCACGCTGATGGTGGATTGCAGCCATGCCAACAGCAGCAAGCAGCACGAAAAGCAGCGCGACGTGGCGCGCGAGATCGGCGCGCAGATCGCGGGCGGCTCGCGCTGCGTGTTCGGCGTGATGATCGAGAGCCACCTGACTGCCGGTGCTCAGAAATTCACGCCGGGCAAGGACCAGCCGGGTGCCCTGGAGTACGGCAAGAGCATCACCGATGCCTGCCTGGGCTGGGACGATTCGCTGTCGGCACTGGCCGACCTGTCGGCGGCCGTGGCCGCCCGCCGAGCCCGCTGA
- a CDS encoding LysR family transcriptional regulator produces the protein MDTRFVEAFLWIARLGSFRAAAERLHVTQAAISNRIASLEEEIGARVFERDLRLTPVGLRLLDYGERMLELQREMIALGHPQQELLGLVRIGAIESVVHTWLVDFLGTLQRLHPGIEVQLTSETTLALHERLQIGAIDIALQTDPMASAEIVNMACPPMAMGWVGAGASAPQPDEGRIAHLLLQPVLTMSPGSQPHQALKQLYRQASMPVGKVHCVSSMAAIVRLVQSGFGNALIPLPPVREEIERGDLRVIACDTPLPPQRIVVSHLDASGSAAIRRAAELACSESERFAASLSAPFRTPGTEGEP, from the coding sequence ATGGACACCCGCTTCGTCGAAGCCTTTCTCTGGATCGCGCGGCTCGGGAGCTTCCGCGCCGCGGCCGAGCGGCTGCACGTGACGCAGGCGGCCATCTCCAACCGCATCGCCTCGCTGGAGGAAGAGATCGGCGCCCGCGTGTTCGAGCGCGACCTGCGGCTCACGCCCGTGGGCCTGCGGCTGCTGGACTATGGCGAGCGCATGCTGGAACTGCAGCGCGAGATGATCGCGCTCGGGCACCCGCAGCAGGAGCTTCTGGGCCTGGTGCGCATCGGCGCGATCGAGAGCGTGGTGCACACCTGGCTGGTGGACTTCCTGGGCACGCTGCAGCGCCTGCACCCGGGCATCGAAGTGCAGCTGACCTCGGAAACCACCCTCGCCCTGCACGAGCGCCTGCAGATCGGCGCGATCGACATCGCGCTGCAGACCGACCCCATGGCCAGCGCCGAGATCGTCAACATGGCCTGCCCGCCGATGGCCATGGGCTGGGTGGGCGCCGGCGCCTCCGCGCCCCAGCCCGACGAAGGCCGCATCGCCCACCTGCTGCTGCAGCCGGTGCTGACCATGAGCCCGGGATCGCAGCCCCACCAGGCGCTCAAGCAGCTGTACCGGCAGGCCAGCATGCCCGTGGGCAAGGTGCATTGCGTGAGTTCGATGGCGGCGATCGTGCGGCTGGTGCAGTCGGGGTTCGGCAACGCGCTGATCCCGCTGCCACCCGTGCGCGAGGAGATCGAGCGCGGCGACCTGCGCGTGATCGCGTGCGACACGCCCCTGCCGCCCCAGCGCATCGTGGTGAGCCATCTGGACGCCAGCGGCTCGGCCGCCATCCGCCGCGCGGCCGAGCTGGCGTGCAGCGAATCCGAGCGCTTCGCTGCCTCGCTGTCCGCACCATTCCGGACGCCGGGCACAGAGGGTGAACCCTGA
- a CDS encoding TlpA disulfide reductase family protein, protein MSPPDTRPAPAAGSDAAPQASRRRLMAYAGVAAAAGLGGAGLAWWRFQPHTVLSGAEAALWAQQFEAPSGGEPVAMERFRGKPLLVNFWATWCPPCVDELPLLNAFYREHAAKGWQVVGLAIDQPSSVRQFLGRLPLDFPVGLAGLSGTELGRSLGNLTGGLPFSVLMGADGSIVHRKMGQVTAEDLTQWASLG, encoded by the coding sequence ATGTCCCCACCCGACACCCGCCCGGCCCCCGCGGCCGGGTCCGATGCTGCGCCCCAGGCTTCGCGCCGCAGGCTGATGGCGTATGCCGGCGTGGCCGCCGCCGCCGGGCTGGGCGGTGCAGGGCTGGCGTGGTGGCGGTTCCAGCCGCACACGGTGCTGTCCGGCGCCGAAGCCGCCCTGTGGGCCCAACAGTTCGAGGCGCCCTCGGGCGGCGAGCCAGTGGCGATGGAGCGTTTTCGCGGCAAGCCGCTCCTGGTGAACTTCTGGGCCACGTGGTGCCCGCCCTGCGTGGACGAGCTGCCGCTTTTGAATGCCTTCTACCGTGAACATGCCGCCAAAGGCTGGCAAGTCGTGGGCCTGGCGATCGACCAGCCCTCGTCCGTACGGCAGTTCCTGGGGCGCCTGCCGCTGGATTTCCCGGTGGGACTGGCGGGGCTTTCGGGCACCGAACTGGGCCGTTCGCTGGGCAATCTCACTGGAGGCCTGCCTTTCAGCGTGCTGATGGGTGCAGATGGCAGCATCGTGCACCGTAAAATGGGCCAGGTCACCGCAGAAGACCTCACCCAATGGGCTTCCCTGGGATAG
- a CDS encoding DUF4286 family protein, with product MASQNLPSAAPGTVHGMLFVAADVDADDEADFNQWYDREHVEERVRIDGFLSGARYVSRQGGRKYLGLYRTQSLAAFTSDAYRAAFGRQTPWSVTNLGRMRDPMRRVCAVEAVTGFGAGSHLSVLALPPADDRAALVARAVQAGTQLAQVPGFVQSYLLVPDPVLSTPLPTERTEGRVLQPLMVVETGHADAHREALARAGALLQADAVAAAQYTLGWKLTRADLA from the coding sequence ATGGCTTCCCAGAACCTTCCCTCCGCCGCCCCCGGCACCGTGCACGGCATGCTCTTCGTGGCCGCCGATGTCGATGCCGACGACGAGGCGGACTTCAACCAGTGGTATGACCGCGAGCATGTCGAAGAGCGCGTGCGCATCGACGGTTTTCTCTCCGGTGCCCGCTACGTTTCACGGCAGGGTGGCCGAAAGTACCTGGGCCTGTACCGCACGCAGTCGCTCGCTGCCTTCACGTCCGATGCGTACCGCGCCGCGTTCGGCCGGCAAACGCCCTGGTCGGTCACCAACCTGGGCCGCATGCGGGACCCGATGCGCCGCGTGTGCGCGGTGGAGGCCGTCACCGGGTTCGGCGCCGGCAGCCACCTGAGCGTGCTGGCCCTGCCGCCGGCCGATGACCGCGCCGCACTGGTGGCGCGCGCCGTGCAGGCCGGCACCCAGCTCGCGCAGGTGCCCGGCTTCGTGCAGTCGTACCTGCTGGTGCCGGACCCGGTGCTGAGCACGCCCCTGCCCACGGAGCGCACCGAGGGCCGCGTGCTGCAGCCGCTCATGGTGGTGGAAACCGGCCATGCCGACGCGCACCGCGAGGCCCTGGCGCGCGCTGGTGCGCTGCTGCAGGCCGATGCCGTGGCGGCGGCCCAGTACACGCTGGGCTGGAAGCTCACGCGGGCCGACCTGGCCTGA
- the mpl gene encoding UDP-N-acetylmuramate:L-alanyl-gamma-D-glutamyl-meso-diaminopimelate ligase encodes MHIHILGICGTFMGGLAALAREAGHKVTGCDAGVYPPMSDQLRALGIELIEGYGADQMALAPDAFVIGNVVSRARLPDGTPKFPLMEAILDAGAAYTSGPQWLAEHVLQGRHVLAVAGTHGKTTTTSMLAWVLECAGLQPGFLVGGVPLDFGVSARLGAARRPVAGPGVAGDAPVFVIEADEYDTAFFDKRSKFVHYRPRTAVLNNLEFDHADIFDDLPAIERQFHHLVRTVPPSGRVVVNGLEESLARVLHAGCWSEVASFGALVSDFTAQGEPHAFDVLYQGRTVARVEWALTGVHNQLNALAAIAAAHHVGVAPAEAGRALARFQNVKRRMELRGTVRGIAVYDDFAHHPTALRTTLDGLRRSVGPTARILAAFEPRSNTMKLGTMKSQLPWALEPADLAFCHTAGLDWDAAQVLAPLGDKARTAADIGTLIGQITQAARPGDHIVCMSNGSFGGIHGKLIDSLSK; translated from the coding sequence ATGCATATTCACATTCTGGGCATCTGCGGCACGTTCATGGGGGGCCTGGCGGCACTGGCGCGCGAAGCGGGCCACAAGGTCACCGGCTGCGACGCCGGCGTGTACCCCCCGATGAGCGACCAGTTGCGCGCCTTGGGGATCGAACTGATCGAAGGCTACGGCGCGGACCAGATGGCGCTGGCGCCCGATGCGTTCGTGATCGGCAACGTGGTCAGCCGCGCGCGCCTGCCCGACGGCACGCCGAAATTCCCCCTGATGGAGGCCATCCTCGACGCCGGCGCCGCCTACACCAGCGGCCCCCAGTGGCTTGCCGAGCACGTGCTGCAGGGCCGGCACGTGCTGGCCGTGGCGGGCACCCACGGCAAGACGACCACCACGTCGATGCTGGCCTGGGTTCTGGAATGCGCGGGCCTGCAGCCCGGCTTCCTGGTGGGCGGCGTGCCGCTGGATTTCGGCGTGTCGGCCCGGCTGGGCGCCGCGCGCCGTCCGGTGGCCGGCCCGGGCGTGGCGGGCGATGCGCCCGTGTTCGTGATCGAGGCGGACGAATACGACACCGCGTTCTTCGACAAGCGCAGCAAGTTCGTGCACTACCGCCCCCGCACCGCGGTGCTGAACAACCTGGAATTCGACCACGCGGACATCTTCGACGACCTGCCGGCCATCGAGCGGCAGTTCCACCACCTGGTGCGCACGGTGCCGCCGTCGGGCCGCGTGGTGGTCAACGGGCTGGAGGAAAGCCTGGCCCGCGTGCTGCATGCCGGCTGCTGGAGCGAGGTGGCGAGCTTCGGCGCGCTGGTGAGCGACTTCACGGCCCAGGGCGAGCCGCACGCCTTCGATGTGCTCTACCAGGGCCGGACCGTGGCCCGCGTGGAATGGGCGCTGACCGGGGTGCACAACCAGTTGAATGCGCTGGCCGCCATCGCCGCCGCCCACCACGTGGGCGTGGCGCCGGCAGAGGCCGGCCGTGCGCTGGCGCGGTTCCAGAACGTGAAGCGGCGCATGGAACTGCGCGGCACCGTGCGCGGCATCGCGGTGTACGACGACTTCGCCCACCACCCGACCGCCCTGCGCACCACGCTGGACGGGCTGCGCCGCAGCGTGGGCCCGACGGCGCGCATCCTCGCGGCGTTCGAGCCGCGCAGCAACACCATGAAGCTGGGCACCATGAAATCGCAGTTGCCCTGGGCACTGGAGCCGGCCGACCTGGCGTTCTGCCACACCGCCGGCCTTGACTGGGACGCGGCCCAGGTGCTCGCGCCGCTGGGCGACAAGGCCCGGACTGCGGCGGACATCGGCACGCTGATCGGACAGATCACCCAGGCGGCCCGGCCGGGCGATCACATCGTGTGCATGAGCAATGGCAGCTTCGGCGGCATCCACGGCAAGCTCATCGATTCGCTATCAAAATAA